The following are encoded in a window of Impatiens glandulifera chromosome 5, dImpGla2.1, whole genome shotgun sequence genomic DNA:
- the LOC124939491 gene encoding serine/threonine-protein kinase BIK1-like, translating into MTNNFSKENLIGNFQFGNLYRGFLENQHFTIKIWDPPNLIFGHLQYHECRLMDELIMLRHQRIVNRCIASLYGYCCDKEHIAVVYNLKTMDSLHNLLLKEDFSWLQRIQAAFAFACLLKFFQARRGDLDPFLICNLSAEHVMLDEEYNPTLVDFSMITAMRTKKSDIFAFGVMLLSLITKRLTIRNVNRENGTCSDDPFLEDWAYEEYMGGKSFVHPSFQENRGFYVGDGCKLSKLALSCSSHSREDRPTIKKVVKSFLELQVFKKSRQLEDEPAMNEVVNSFFKLQVFKKSKQLLSVDPSVSLDTRERKKALHDTESDSFSWKVFKDNHKCTIEDLKDYTNNFSQDNYIGRFQFGKLFRGVKRYSIRDTRDTVYMIVKIWDVDQDNLLRLGDEMLLLNHEKYVCHPAMLRMFGYCIEDEHVAIVLQCKSLSMDSISNLLPRDDFTWLDRIKAARGVASLLNFLHDASYHMDPFIIRNLNTAHIMLDKKYNPMLVDFGLITGGIFPNRQIDMVRACLGCQDEVKLAIDKSGSWTTKSDVYSFGVFLLRLISECNIKDPNRLSLVFNDRWWCIWKGTENVLIHESLQKDPTYDDNDGQEIKRLVIWCVQTNPTYRPSMPEVLDVFQKLKVEQSLRLYKGRKDVLG; encoded by the exons ATGACAAATAACTTCAGTAAGGAGAACTTAATTGGGAATTTTCAGTTTGGAAATCTTTATCGTGGCTTTCTTGAGAATCAACACTTCACAATAAAGATATGGGATCcaccaaatttaatatttggtcATCTCCAATATCATGAATGCAGACTTATG GATGAACTCATTATGCTTCGTCATCAGAGGATTGTGAATCGATGCATTGCCAGCTTGTACGGATATTGTTGTGACAAAGAACATATTGCTGTTGTTTATAACCTGAAGACCATGGATTCACTGCATAACCTTTTATTGAAAG AGGATTTTTCATGGCTACAAAGGATTCAAGCTGCCTTTGCATTTGCCTGCCTCCTCAAGTTCTTCCAAGCTAGACGGGGAGATCTTGACCCATTTTTGATTTGCAATTTGTCTGCAGAACATGTGATGTTGGATGAG GAATACAACCCAACGTTGGTTGATTTCAGCATGATAACAG CAATGAGGACAAAAAAAAGTGATATCTTTGCATTTGGTGTTATGCTCCTAAGCCTCATAACGAAAAGATTGACCATAAGAAACGTGAATAGGGAGAATGGTACATGTTCGGATGATCCTTTTCTAGAAGATTGGGCATACGAAGAATATATGGGTGGAAAATCATTTGTCCACCCTAGTTTCCAGGAAAATCGAGGCTTCTATGTTGGAGACGGGTGCAAGCTATCAAAGTTGGCTTTGAGTTGTTCATCTCATTCTCGTGAAGATCGACCGACTATAAAGAAAGTTGTCAAGAGTTTTTTAGAACTGCAAGTTTTCAAGAAAAGTAGACAACTTGAAGATGAACCGGCTATGAATGAAGTTGTTAACAGTTTTTTCAAATTGCAAGTTTTCAAGAAAAGTAAACAACTCTTAAGTGTGGACCCTTCAGTTTCTCTTGATACGAGGGAAAGGAAGAAAGCCTTGCATGACACCGAATCAG ATTCTTTCAGTTGGAAGGTGTTCAAGGATAACCATAAATGTACTATCGAAGACTTGAAGGATTACACTAACAATTTCAGTCAAGACAACTACATTGGAAGGTTTCAGTTCGGAAAACTTTTTCGTGGAGTTAAGAGATATAGTATAAGGGATACAAGGGATACTGTATACATGATTGTGAAGATATGGGACGTTGATCAAGATAATTTACTGAGACTTGGG GATGAAATGTTACTTCTTAATCATGAAAAGTATGTTTGTCATCCTGCAATGCTTAGGATGTTTGGTTATTGTATTGAAGATGAACATGTTGCTATTGTATTACAATGTAAGTCTTTGTCCATGGATTCCATTAGTAATCTCCTGCCTAGAG ATGATTTTACATGGCTAGATAGGATTAAAGCTGCACGTGGAGTGGCTTCCCTCCTCAACTTTCTACATGATGCATCGTATCACATGGATCCTTTCATTATACGTAATCTGAATACAGCTCATATAATGTTAGACAAG aaaTACAATCCAATGTTGGTTGATTTTGGCTTAATAACGGGTGGGATTTTTCCAAATCGGCAAATAGATATGGTTAGAGCATGTTTGGGATGTCAAGATGAAGTGAAATTAGCCATTGACAAAAGTG GTAGTTGGACTACAAAGAGCGACGTGTATTCTTTTGGAGTATTTCTTTTACGTTTGATATCTGAATGTAATATAAAGGATCCAAATAGGCTGTCATTGGTTTTCAATGATAGATGGTGGTGTATTTGGAAAGGCACGGAGAATGTACTCATTCACGAGAGTTTGCAAAAAGATCCAACCTATGACGATAATGATGGGCAAGAAATTAAGAGGCTCGTTATATGGTGTGTGCAAACTAATCCAACTTATAGGCCTTCCATGCCTGAagtattagacgtatttcagaaACTTAAAGTTGAACAGTCACTCAGACTTTATAAAGGTAGAAAAGATGTTTTAGGATAA